In Sulfitobacter sp. LCG007, the sequence TGCGGTCTGCACATTGTGCCCGCCCTCGGTGAGGTCCTCGAGGATCGCCTCGGCCGAGGCAAGCGCGTCGAGGCCGACCGCATGGGCCATGTTCCAGTCCTTGCCGGGATAGGTCGAAAGCACCAGCGCGGGCCGGCGGGCATCGGGTGCTCGCGCCGCAAGGTCGGTCCAGCCTTTCAGCCGGGACACCGCAGCTTTGACCAGCGACGGCTCGGACTTGTGCCTCTGAAGCGCGGACTGCAGATGCGGATCCGCCGTTTCCGTCTGTTTGAACGATATGGCCCCGGCGAAAAGGCGGCCGTCGATTTCGGGCAGCACCACATGCATCGCCAGATCGGCCGGCGACATGCCGCGCTCGGCCTTTTCCCAGGCCTCGTGCGACGAGGTGGCCAGCGCCACCTGAAACACCGGCACCCCCGCAGCATCGAGGGGAGAGCTTCCGTCCGCGCCCTTGCCGCTGAAGGCCGTGGCATTGAGGATCGCACAGGGCGCGAGGCCCGCGACCTGCCGCGCAAGCCAGCGCGCCGCCTCGGGCGCTTTCAGGGATGGCACGAAAAGGCCGATCGTATCGAAGCCCGCTTCGTCAAGCGCACGGAACAGCGCCTCGAGGGGTTCGGTATCCGCTGCGCTCAGATACGCGCGATAAAAGGTCACGACGACACGCGGACGCAGCGCGGGTTCCAGAGCCAGCGGGCAACAGGGTCCCAGATGCGGCGCCCATGCACCGACGGGGGGCAGATGTTTCTGGCCCGTCACCGGCCCGGCATAGAGACCCGCTGCCAGCGCCAGTTGGGCCAGCGCAGCCTGCGCCGCGACCGCTCCGCCCGCATCGCAATGATGCGCCAGTCGCCGCAATGTCGACACCGGCAGGGTCGAGATCCGGTCCAGGGTCTCGTCGTGGCGGCCGTCGCCGGGCAGCACCGCCAGAGCCAGGCCTCTTTCGCGTGCCAGCGCCTCGATCTGGCTCAGGCCATAGGGCCAGTAGGCCCGGCCGCCGATCAGCCGCACGAGAATGCCCTTGGCACCCGCAAGCGTGCCCTCGACATAGGCGTCCACCGACAGCGGATGGCGCAGCGCCGACAGGTTGGCAAGCCTCAGCGTGGGCAGCCTGCCGGACACGCCGCCGCCGCGATGCCATCCCGCCGCAAAGGCCCCAAGGTCGCTGTCCGAGAAGGAGAGCACCACCAGATCCGCCGGGCTCTGGCCCAGATCGGTGGGGGTCTCGGTCTCTTCGAGCCCATGGCTTTCCCGGAAGACGACGTGCATCGGCTGGTTCCGCCCCGCCTACTCGGCGGCCTGCGGCGCAGGCTCGAGCGCTTCGCGGATCGCCCGAGGGTCGACATCGTCATGTTCGGCGATCACCACGAGCCTGCCTGCGCGTGTCTCATCGGATGCCCAGGGCCGGTCGAACTGCCAGCGGACCCGCGCGCCGACCGCCTGCACCAGCAAGCGCATGGGCTTGCCCTCGATCACGGCATAGCCCTTGACCCGAAGGATGTTGCGTTGCCGCGCAAGCAGTTCGATCCGCGACACGAGATCCTCGGGGCTCTGAAAGGCGGGCAGATCGACCACCATGCTCTCGAAGTCCTCGTGGTCGTGGTCTTCCGCCCCGTCGTGGTGGCTGGGGCGCGCATCCAGATCGTTCTCCGCGGCCGCGCCGAGGCCGAGCACGATGCGCGGATCCACCGCGCCTTCGGCCACCTCGATCACGGGCAGCGGGCGCGGTGCCTCCGCCGCGATGATCTCGCGCGCGCGGGCGACGCCGTCCGGGCCGGCGAGATCGGGCTTGGTCAGCAGCACGACATCGGCGCAGGCGATCTGGTCCTCGAAGACTTCCGAGAGCGGCGTCTCGTGGTCCAGCGAGTCATCCGCGCGCCGTTGCGCATCGACGGCGGCGACATCGGGCGCGAACCGCCCGGCGGCGACCGCCTCGGCATCGGCAAGAGCGATCACGCCGTCGACGGTGATGCGCGAGCGGATGGAGGGCCAGTCGAACGCCTTCAGCAGCGGCTTGGGCAGCGCGAGGCCCGACGTCTCGATCAGGATATGTTCCGGACGGGGATCGAGCGCCATGAGTGCCTCGATGGTCGGCACGAAGTCGTCGGCCACCGTGCAGCAGATGCACCCGTTTGCCAGCTCGACGATGTTCTCCTCGGGGCAGTCGGGGATCGCGCAGCCCCTGAGGATTTCGCCGTCCACGCCGACGTCCCCGAATTCGTTGACGATCACGGCGAGGCGCCGGCCCTGGGGGTTCTGCATCAGGTGACGCACGAGCGTCGTTTTACCCGAGCCGAGAAAACCGGTGATGACGGTGACGGGCAGCTTTACGAGATCAGTCATGTTCTTGCTCCAGTGGGGGAATTCTGGCGACGCAGTTCTTGCGGAAATGGACGGGGCGCTCGCGCCATGGGATGAGGCCGTCGCCGGTGCGTTGATAGCGTGCCGCGCCGTCGAGGAGCATATCCAGATCGTCGGTTTCGTGGATGTTGCCGAAGACGTAGGTCCAGCGCCCCTTTCCGCGCAGCGCGACCGTACAGCCGCCCTCGCAATTCTGGAGGCATTCCGCGGCCGTTACCGTCAGCCCGGCGGGCAGATCTGCCGTGCAAAGCCCTTCGAACAGCCTCGCACCCGGCCGCACGCCGCCGTCGGGCACCGCGAGGCCGCGCCGGCAGGTCACGCAGACCAGCAATTCGGCGGGGCGGGGGCCGGCGTCGTCGAGATCGCCGGGGCAGGGGTCGACGCTCGCGTCTCTCATCGGCACGCTCTGGCTGGAATGGTCATCTGTACGCATCTCCTCAGGGAACGCGGGCATGATGACGGGCGAGCACGACCCTCCCGACACCGGCGCACCCCGTCCGGTCACGTCATTCGCGCTGGCAGGTCTCCCGGCTTGCGGATCTCGGGGCCTCGGCCCCGTCGGTCACCCGGCCTTCCCAGCGCTTGCGCCAGTGGCCTTGGGCACCTCTCCGGTCACGGTCGCGGGGGCGGCTGCGTTTCACCGGCTTCCCGGCTGCGCATTCCCTCTTCACCTGTCCTTCGACAGGAACCAGCAGACCTGTCATGATGGGGTCGGACCGGGTTTGTCAAGCGCGGGTCGTGATGGGGGCTTGCCACTGGACTTCCTGGGGTCTTGCCAAGGCGCGGCACCGTGAACGGTTCGTGCAGTTCGGACCTCGGGCCGCGGCAGGGCGCGCGACGCGCGTTCGAGGGGCGCGTGCTGAACGGGTGCAGCCCGCGGCAGGGCGCCGGGGAGCTTATCTGCGTCCCCGTATCATCCCGGCGCTCCGCATGAATCCGGTGGTCCCGAAAGGCGGCCTCACACCAAAGGGCGGGTGTCATGGGGCAGATGGCAACCCGCCATCCCAAGCCCGGTTTTCCGTCCAACTTGCAGCCTGATGGGCGGGTATTGCACGACCCGCCCGGATGTGCCCCTTCAGAAATGCGTTGATGTCGACCCGATGCGCATCGCTCGCGCCGGTTTCCGTAGGCGCTTTCCGGCGGCGCCCGGCCATCTTGCCTGACGGCCGGGTCTGACGGATGTCTGGCGGGCGGGTCTGACGGCTCGTCTCTGGATGCGCGCAGGTCCCGGCGTCGGTCGTTTTCCGTGGGACATGGAACACCTGCCGGTTCCGCTGGTGGCGCTCTCCACTTTTCCGGGCAAGTCCATCTGCCAGCGACTGCGGCTCCGACCCGGGCCGTTAAGACCTAGAAAAGGTCGAGGTCGCCCAGGGTCTCGTCCTCGCGCTCGAAGCTGAAGGTCGTCTGCCCGTGAAGAAGCGTCCGGGTGCTGTCAAGCCGGAGCTTCTGGCCGATCTGCGATACGGGCAGCAAGTCGCCGCCGAGATGCTCGGAATGCAGGTGCAGATGATGGGCCAGAAGGGCGAGATCCTCCAGCGACTGACGCAGCAGATCAAGCGTCTGCAATTCGCGGATAATCGAGTTTTCGGTGTTCGACGCCTCGGGAAGGCTGCGTCCGACAGCCTCCTCCAGCGAAAAAACCTGTCCCGCCATCGCATCGAGATGCCGGGACACGCGCGAAAGGATATGTGCGAGTCCGCCGCTCTCGCACTCGGATTGTCCAGGGTATGCGTCCTGCATCACAGACGACCGACCACAGCCTCGATGCAGTTTCGCAAGCCCGCCTGTTCGAATGGCTTTTTCAGGTAGTTGTTCATGCCCAGCTTCTTGCCGTGATCGATGATCTGCTGCTCAGCCCGTCCCGTGATCAATATGAA encodes:
- a CDS encoding DUF1636 family protein, whose amino-acid sequence is MRDASVDPCPGDLDDAGPRPAELLVCVTCRRGLAVPDGGVRPGARLFEGLCTADLPAGLTVTAAECLQNCEGGCTVALRGKGRWTYVFGNIHETDDLDMLLDGAARYQRTGDGLIPWRERPVHFRKNCVARIPPLEQEHD
- the cobW gene encoding cobalamin biosynthesis protein CobW, translating into MTDLVKLPVTVITGFLGSGKTTLVRHLMQNPQGRRLAVIVNEFGDVGVDGEILRGCAIPDCPEENIVELANGCICCTVADDFVPTIEALMALDPRPEHILIETSGLALPKPLLKAFDWPSIRSRITVDGVIALADAEAVAAGRFAPDVAAVDAQRRADDSLDHETPLSEVFEDQIACADVVLLTKPDLAGPDGVARAREIIAAEAPRPLPVIEVAEGAVDPRIVLGLGAAAENDLDARPSHHDGAEDHDHEDFESMVVDLPAFQSPEDLVSRIELLARQRNILRVKGYAVIEGKPMRLLVQAVGARVRWQFDRPWASDETRAGRLVVIAEHDDVDPRAIREALEPAPQAAE